A part of Mycolicibacterium sp. TUM20985 genomic DNA contains:
- a CDS encoding TetR/AcrR family transcriptional regulator, with the protein MARTQRERREETVARLLDACIATIVDVGYAHASAAVITRRAGLSGGALFRHFDTMGDFMAATAYEVMRRQLDAFGKQVAEIPPDRPALEGVLHAMRDITGNDTNVVMYELLIAARTDEKLRGTLQDVLGEYSTRIFDTARALPTADEYPEETLAGVVALLTNAFDGAAIVRTVLPQPEIETGRIPLLLALLSPERSRTDG; encoded by the coding sequence GTGGCACGGACCCAGCGGGAGCGTCGCGAGGAGACGGTCGCGCGACTACTCGACGCGTGTATCGCGACGATCGTCGACGTCGGTTACGCGCACGCGTCGGCAGCGGTCATCACCCGGCGCGCGGGGCTGTCCGGAGGCGCGCTGTTCCGACACTTCGACACCATGGGCGACTTCATGGCGGCGACGGCGTATGAAGTGATGCGCCGCCAGCTCGACGCCTTCGGCAAGCAGGTCGCCGAGATACCACCGGACCGGCCCGCGCTCGAAGGCGTCCTCCACGCGATGCGGGACATCACCGGGAACGACACCAACGTGGTGATGTACGAGCTCCTGATCGCCGCCCGTACCGACGAAAAGCTCAGGGGCACACTGCAGGACGTGCTCGGAGAGTACAGCACGCGGATCTTCGACACGGCCCGCGCCCTGCCCACCGCCGACGAGTACCCCGAGGAGACGCTGGCCGGTGTCGTGGCCCTGTTGACCAACGCGTTCGACGGCGCAGCCATCGTCCGCACCGTCCTGCCCCAACCGGAGATCGAGACCGGACGCATCCCGCTGCTTCTCGCGCTGCTCTCCCCCGAGCGATCGAGGACCGATGGCTGA
- a CDS encoding alpha/beta fold hydrolase: MADRIHGFTNDGYTFGVTDAGPIDGETIVLLHGFPQTSTSWDQVCELLHASGYRTLVFDQRGYAPTARPKGRFAYRISALVGDVAALIERVGTPVHLVGHDWGAVVAWATAARHPELLRTLTAVSVPHTRAFLRALVTSNQALKSYYMAIFQIPRLPEALLTRYPKLADRALGDSGMDAEAVQRVHTDIIDTGALGPAINWYRAIPFSGQAYARRVSVPTTYLWSTNDVALGRRCAVLCEQYVTGPYRFEITDGSHWIPEEKPRLVHDLIVDRIKG, translated from the coding sequence ATGGCTGACCGCATTCACGGCTTCACCAATGACGGCTACACCTTCGGCGTCACCGACGCGGGACCGATCGACGGCGAGACGATCGTTCTCCTGCATGGTTTTCCGCAGACCTCGACGTCCTGGGACCAGGTTTGTGAGCTGCTGCATGCAAGCGGCTACCGGACACTGGTGTTCGACCAGCGGGGCTACGCGCCAACGGCTCGGCCCAAGGGTCGCTTCGCCTACCGGATCAGCGCACTCGTCGGTGACGTGGCCGCACTCATCGAAAGGGTCGGGACGCCCGTGCACCTCGTCGGGCACGACTGGGGTGCCGTCGTCGCATGGGCGACGGCCGCGCGCCATCCCGAACTCCTGCGCACCCTGACCGCCGTGTCGGTGCCGCACACCCGGGCGTTCCTGCGCGCGCTGGTGACCAGCAATCAGGCGTTGAAGTCCTACTACATGGCGATCTTCCAGATCCCCCGGCTGCCCGAGGCCCTGCTTACCCGGTACCCGAAGTTGGCCGATCGTGCGCTCGGCGACAGCGGGATGGACGCCGAGGCGGTGCAACGGGTGCACACCGACATCATCGACACCGGGGCGCTGGGACCGGCCATCAACTGGTACCGGGCGATCCCCTTCAGCGGCCAGGCCTACGCCCGCAGGGTGTCGGTGCCCACCACCTACCTGTGGAGCACCAACGACGTCGCCCTCGGTCGGCGTTGCGCCGTGCTGTGCGAGCAGTACGTCACGGGTCCCTACCGGTTCGAGATCACCGACGGTTCGCACTGGATCCCCGAGGAGAAGCCTCGACTGGTGCACGATCTGATCGTCGATCGCATCAAGGGCTGA
- a CDS encoding TetR/AcrR family transcriptional regulator — MTTVAAEDDAQPPNRLARRKQRTRAALISAAQSFIAAGKLNVPVLEITQAADVGMGSFYNHFQSKEELYEAAVTEVLDVHGALLDDLTASLDDPAEAFACSFRLTGRMFRERPQESGVLLSTGLALLSSDRGVAPRARRDVEAGIAAGRFHVKDLDLAMAVVGGALLGLGHLLHTEPDRDDADAADTVTEHVLTLLGMAPDEARRLCGLPLPDLATAG, encoded by the coding sequence ATGACGACCGTGGCCGCGGAGGATGACGCGCAGCCGCCCAATCGCCTGGCCAGGCGCAAGCAGCGCACCCGCGCCGCGCTGATCTCCGCCGCCCAGTCCTTCATCGCGGCGGGCAAGCTGAACGTCCCAGTCCTCGAGATCACCCAGGCGGCCGACGTCGGCATGGGCTCGTTCTACAACCACTTCCAGAGCAAGGAGGAGTTGTACGAAGCCGCCGTCACCGAGGTGCTCGACGTGCACGGCGCGCTCCTCGACGACCTCACGGCATCGCTCGACGACCCCGCGGAGGCGTTCGCCTGCAGCTTCCGGCTGACCGGTCGGATGTTCCGCGAGCGCCCCCAGGAGAGCGGGGTCCTCCTGTCCACCGGGCTGGCGCTGTTGTCCTCCGATCGGGGTGTGGCCCCCCGGGCCCGGCGCGACGTCGAGGCGGGCATCGCGGCAGGTCGTTTCCACGTCAAGGACCTGGATCTCGCCATGGCCGTCGTCGGCGGCGCGCTGCTGGGCCTCGGCCATCTGCTTCACACCGAACCCGACCGTGACGACGCCGATGCGGCGGACACGGTCACCGAGCACGTGCTGACGCTTCTCGGGATGGCGCCCGACGAGGCGCGGCGTCTCTGCGGGCTGCCGCTGCCGGACCTCGCTACAGCGGGATGA
- a CDS encoding VOC family protein: MTRTVDAHHGLHSEHGAIESEHPGRSRNPVIKVQDIAWLEFEKPDLVRAEAFAHAFGFATALRTEGELHLRGTDPAAPCLLVRKGARSRFVGLAFTAHDEVDVLSLADATGAPTRALPESIGGIAVDLVDPSGIPVHVVAGTHPTAPLPPQTPHVLNSGHEVLRPNGTQRPPRMPARVQRLGHVVLQSTRYLEALNWYLDHLGLIVSDFLYYPGQRDRGPTMSFIRCDRGDTPADHHSLAMALGPRNRYVHSAYQVADLDALAAGGEYLRERGYHRSWGIGRHIQGSQIFDYWRDPDGFLVEHFTDGDMFDAFLEPGWAPFTASGLSQWGPPVTKDFLGITPGRDAVDELRSMVTAVRARDNEITLSRLGGLLKVASS, from the coding sequence ATGACACGCACCGTCGACGCCCATCACGGGCTGCACAGCGAGCACGGGGCGATCGAGTCGGAGCACCCCGGCCGGTCCCGCAATCCGGTGATCAAGGTGCAGGACATCGCCTGGCTGGAGTTCGAGAAACCCGACCTCGTCCGCGCCGAGGCATTCGCCCACGCCTTCGGATTCGCCACCGCGTTGCGAACCGAGGGCGAACTCCACTTGCGGGGCACCGACCCGGCGGCGCCCTGCCTGCTCGTCCGCAAGGGTGCGCGATCGCGATTCGTCGGGCTGGCGTTCACCGCCCACGACGAGGTCGACGTGCTCAGCCTGGCCGACGCAACGGGGGCGCCCACCCGCGCCCTGCCGGAGAGCATCGGCGGGATCGCGGTCGATCTGGTCGATCCGAGCGGCATCCCGGTACACGTCGTCGCGGGCACCCACCCGACGGCACCGTTACCGCCGCAGACCCCGCACGTCCTGAACTCAGGCCACGAGGTGTTGCGCCCCAACGGAACTCAACGCCCACCCCGGATGCCGGCCAGAGTGCAGCGGCTGGGGCACGTGGTATTGCAGAGCACCCGATACCTCGAGGCGCTGAACTGGTACCTCGACCACCTCGGGCTGATCGTCAGCGACTTCCTGTACTACCCCGGGCAGCGAGACAGGGGCCCCACCATGAGCTTCATCCGCTGCGACCGCGGCGACACCCCCGCCGATCACCATTCGCTGGCGATGGCCCTCGGCCCGCGAAACCGGTACGTGCACTCGGCGTATCAGGTGGCGGACCTCGACGCGCTCGCCGCCGGCGGTGAATACCTCCGCGAGCGCGGGTACCACCGGTCATGGGGCATCGGGCGCCACATCCAGGGCAGCCAGATCTTCGACTACTGGCGCGATCCCGACGGTTTCCTCGTCGAGCACTTCACCGACGGGGACATGTTCGACGCCTTCCTCGAGCCCGGCTGGGCGCCGTTCACCGCGTCCGGGCTGTCGCAGTGGGGCCCGCCGGTGACCAAGGACTTCCTCGGCATCACACCCGGCCGGGATGCGGTCGACGAGCTGCGATCGATGGTGACCGCGGTCCGTGCCCGGGACAACGAAATCACCCTCTCCCGCCTCGGCGGCTTACTGAAGGTAGCCAGCTCGTGA
- a CDS encoding fumarylacetoacetate hydrolase family protein, which translates to MTTTILHTADDWFVQTDTGAVRIDTTATTTGELLRDRPAIETASRGSGGVAVESLALVSPVTAPCRVVAQMTNFVSHVEDSGMDPATIPLTFFRKASGSINGPSDDIVKPAHVRFLDYEVEIGLVFGRELPVGTTLTEANLGDYIAGLVVTNDVSARDVQLPKTQFYEAKSYPTFTPVGPFLVLLEAHELMRFGELRLQLSVNGEVRQNTVVAGDMIYRPLRTLQELTRFQRMDVGDLLLTGTPAGTALSAPPKPIEIIGHLLPPALKWKAFFKSQSKNAKYLHDGDVVEAGVATDDKAIDLGTQRAVVRYA; encoded by the coding sequence GTGACCACCACCATCCTGCACACGGCCGACGACTGGTTCGTCCAGACGGACACCGGCGCCGTACGGATCGACACCACGGCGACCACCACCGGAGAACTCCTGCGCGACCGGCCGGCCATCGAGACGGCGAGCCGGGGATCGGGCGGCGTGGCCGTCGAGTCCCTGGCCCTGGTGTCGCCGGTGACCGCCCCGTGCCGCGTCGTGGCGCAGATGACGAACTTCGTCTCACACGTCGAGGACTCCGGCATGGACCCGGCCACCATCCCATTGACGTTCTTCCGGAAGGCATCCGGCTCGATCAACGGTCCCAGCGATGACATCGTCAAGCCGGCCCACGTCCGGTTCCTCGACTACGAGGTCGAGATCGGCCTCGTCTTCGGTAGGGAGTTGCCCGTCGGCACCACGCTGACCGAGGCAAACCTTGGCGACTACATCGCCGGCCTGGTCGTCACCAACGACGTGTCGGCCCGCGACGTGCAATTGCCGAAAACCCAGTTCTACGAAGCGAAGTCCTACCCCACGTTCACCCCGGTCGGCCCGTTCCTGGTCCTCCTCGAGGCCCACGAGCTGATGCGCTTCGGTGAGCTGCGGCTGCAGCTCAGCGTCAACGGCGAGGTCCGCCAGAACACGGTCGTGGCGGGTGACATGATCTACCGTCCGCTGCGCACCCTGCAGGAACTGACCCGCTTCCAGCGGATGGACGTCGGGGATCTGCTGCTCACCGGAACACCCGCCGGCACCGCGCTGAGCGCACCCCCGAAGCCAATCGAGATCATCGGCCACCTGCTGCCGCCGGCGCTGAAGTGGAAGGCGTTCTTCAAGAGCCAGTCCAAGAACGCCAAGTACCT